The Metabacillus litoralis genome contains a region encoding:
- a CDS encoding YbaN family protein — MLGFISLGVGVAGIILPILPGGPFFLLASFCFAKSSKKFERWFKSTSFYKKYVEGFRQKKGMTLKEKIRINLIADAFILFSVFYINILVIKVILVLLAIYKHYYFLKKIKTINPKQKEADKIFFRK, encoded by the coding sequence ATGCTTGGATTCATTTCCCTCGGTGTTGGAGTTGCGGGAATTATTCTTCCTATTTTACCCGGAGGTCCATTTTTTCTCTTAGCCTCATTCTGCTTTGCAAAAAGCTCTAAGAAATTTGAAAGATGGTTTAAAAGTACCTCATTCTATAAGAAATATGTTGAAGGTTTCCGGCAGAAGAAAGGCATGACACTCAAAGAAAAAATTCGTATCAACCTAATTGCAGATGCGTTCATCCTATTTTCGGTCTTTTACATAAACATCCTAGTAATAAAAGTTATTTTAGTGCTACTTGCAATATACAAGCACTATTATTTCTTAAAGAAAATTAAAACGATTAACCCAAAGCAAAAAGAAGCAGATAAAATTTTTTTTAGGAAGTGA
- a CDS encoding TerC family protein, producing MESLWLEYAWALLILIGLEGLLSADNALVLAVIAKHLPEDEKKRAINYGIIMAFVFRFLALFAISFIANVWQIQAIGAAYLLYLGLKHIIQARFGKENENIREEEEKEAAGKGFWPTVGKIALADLAFAIDSILAAVALALGLPDSPLGNFGGMDGGKFIVVVLGGIAGLILIKFAATWFVQLLAKRPALETTAYAIVAWVGVKLAVITLAHEDIGILDHHFPHSTVWTLIFYGVLVGIALLGWFAPANKSLEKDLT from the coding sequence ATGGAGTCATTATGGTTAGAGTATGCCTGGGCATTGTTGATTTTAATTGGATTGGAAGGACTGCTATCTGCTGACAATGCGTTAGTGCTGGCAGTTATAGCTAAACATTTACCTGAGGATGAGAAAAAAAGAGCTATAAATTATGGAATTATCATGGCTTTTGTTTTCAGGTTTCTTGCACTTTTTGCTATATCATTTATTGCGAACGTCTGGCAAATTCAGGCGATAGGTGCAGCTTATCTTCTTTACTTAGGATTGAAGCATATTATTCAGGCACGTTTCGGTAAAGAAAATGAAAATATTCGTGAGGAAGAAGAAAAGGAAGCAGCTGGTAAAGGTTTTTGGCCAACTGTAGGTAAGATAGCATTGGCTGACCTTGCTTTTGCGATTGATTCAATTCTCGCAGCAGTCGCACTGGCGCTTGGACTTCCGGATTCACCACTAGGCAACTTCGGTGGTATGGATGGAGGAAAGTTTATAGTAGTTGTTTTAGGAGGTATTGCTGGCCTTATCCTAATCAAGTTTGCTGCAACATGGTTTGTCCAGCTACTTGCAAAACGTCCAGCTCTAGAAACGACAGCATATGCAATTGTTGCTTGGGTAGGTGTTAAACTTGCAGTCATTACTTTGGCTCATGAAGATATAGGTATCTTAGATCATCATTTTCCACATAGTACTGTTTGGACTTTGATCTTTTATGGAGTGTTAGTTGGAATAGCCTTACTTGGATGGTTTGCACCTGCTAATAAGTCTTTAGAAAAAGATTTAACTTAA
- a CDS encoding DUF3231 family protein, giving the protein MGILSGNPQNEPLHYGEVFGAWSYLLTSKGAVAGYQTKVNHAGDEDLRKLLMEAIDLCQQEMKQIETILKDNGVALPPTPPERPNARIEDIPAGAKFMDQEIAAALSASIAAGLVACSQMIGQAIREDIAMMFGQFHTQKAALGGKVLRLNKEKGWLIPPPLHLNKTEE; this is encoded by the coding sequence ATGGGAATTCTAAGTGGTAATCCTCAAAACGAACCATTACATTATGGAGAAGTTTTTGGTGCTTGGTCGTATCTTCTAACTTCAAAGGGAGCAGTTGCTGGATATCAAACTAAGGTTAATCATGCTGGAGATGAGGACCTTCGTAAATTACTAATGGAAGCGATTGATCTATGTCAACAAGAAATGAAACAAATTGAGACAATTTTAAAAGACAATGGAGTCGCTCTTCCTCCTACACCACCTGAACGTCCTAACGCTCGTATCGAGGATATTCCAGCAGGGGCAAAGTTTATGGACCAAGAAATTGCAGCAGCTTTATCCGCAAGCATAGCTGCTGGATTGGTGGCATGTAGTCAAATGATTGGTCAAGCAATCAGAGAGGACATCGCTATGATGTTTGGTCAATTCCATACACAAAAAGCAGCACTTGGTGGCAAAGTGTTACGACTAAATAAAGAAAAAGGCTGGCTAATCCCACCTCCTCTTCATTTAAATAAAACAGAAGAATAA
- a CDS encoding YjcZ family sporulation protein has translation MPYTYEAPAYGYCAPTYRPNTFALIVVLFILLIIIGATIYGNKC, from the coding sequence ATGCCTTACACTTATGAAGCCCCTGCTTATGGATATTGTGCTCCTACTTATAGACCGAATACATTCGCGCTTATCGTTGTGTTATTTATTTTGCTAATTATTATAGGTGCAACGATTTACGGTAATAAGTGTTAA
- a CDS encoding sigma-70 family RNA polymerase sigma factor, whose amino-acid sequence MKEEKLVKLATKGDSEAFGKLMILLKDQAYRMAYCYLHHEHDSMDAVCNAMEKAFEKLNQLREPKYFKTWFLKIVINESNQLLREKSKIVELSENEMMNLSGESKSEHIEDLEELLNQVEPTERSMIYMKYYLGYSLDEISKITDLPLSTVKTKIYRNLKQLREKLVQGEVL is encoded by the coding sequence GTGAAAGAAGAAAAGCTTGTAAAGCTTGCTACAAAGGGAGATTCTGAAGCGTTTGGTAAACTCATGATATTGTTAAAGGATCAAGCTTATCGGATGGCCTATTGTTATTTGCATCATGAACACGATAGTATGGATGCTGTTTGTAACGCTATGGAAAAGGCATTTGAAAAACTTAATCAGCTTAGGGAACCAAAGTATTTTAAAACCTGGTTTCTAAAGATTGTTATCAATGAAAGTAATCAATTACTAAGGGAAAAAAGTAAAATTGTTGAATTAAGTGAAAACGAGATGATGAATTTATCTGGAGAATCTAAATCTGAGCACATAGAAGATCTTGAAGAATTACTTAATCAAGTGGAACCAACAGAAAGGTCTATGATCTACATGAAATATTATTTAGGATACTCTCTTGATGAGATTTCAAAAATAACAGACTTGCCGTTATCAACAGTAAAAACTAAAATATACCGGAATCTAAAACAACTCCGAGAAAAACTAGTTCAAGGGGAGGTCTTATAA
- a CDS encoding DsbA family oxidoreductase, with amino-acid sequence MKIEVWSDFVCPFCYIGKRRLEMALDQFPHKDQVEVEFKSFELDPNAPIQTEQGIYQALAAKFGASEQQVREMNKGLIQQASDLGITFNYEDMKPTNTFNAHRLNKFAKTIGKETELTEKLLHAYFTDTKNVGDINTLADLAESAGIDRSKALEVLNDETAFANEVRGDERTAQQIGVTGVPFFVVNQKYSISGAQPQETFSRALTQIWEEEKPKPKFQELRFDGDEGAICTDDSCEVPSNSEKN; translated from the coding sequence ATGAAAATAGAAGTATGGTCGGATTTTGTTTGTCCGTTTTGTTATATTGGTAAGCGTCGTTTAGAAATGGCTCTAGATCAATTTCCACATAAAGACCAAGTAGAGGTTGAGTTTAAAAGCTTTGAATTGGACCCTAATGCTCCAATACAAACTGAACAAGGTATTTATCAGGCATTAGCGGCTAAATTTGGAGCAAGTGAACAACAAGTTAGAGAAATGAATAAAGGTCTTATTCAACAAGCTTCTGACCTTGGTATAACATTTAACTATGAAGATATGAAGCCAACGAATACCTTTAATGCTCACCGTTTAAATAAATTCGCCAAAACAATTGGAAAAGAAACAGAGTTAACTGAAAAACTATTGCATGCTTATTTTACAGATACAAAAAATGTCGGGGACATCAATACATTGGCTGACCTTGCAGAGTCTGCAGGAATAGATCGCAGTAAAGCTTTAGAAGTGTTAAATGACGAAACAGCCTTTGCAAATGAAGTGAGAGGCGATGAAAGAACAGCTCAACAAATCGGTGTAACAGGCGTACCTTTCTTTGTTGTGAATCAGAAGTATTCCATATCAGGTGCTCAACCACAAGAAACATTTTCACGTGCACTTACACAAATTTGGGAGGAAGAAAAACCAAAACCTAAGTTTCAGGAGCTACGCTTTGACGGTGATGAAGGTGCTATTTGCACCGACGATAGTTGTGAAGTACCAAGCAATAGTGAGAAAAACTAA
- a CDS encoding GntR family transcriptional regulator, which translates to MLKHEIDKESPVPLYAQLKEIIKDEINSSNFKPGQLIPSERELVDLFEVSRPTVRQAVNELVNEGILNKKKGLGTFVAKPKIRQQFLENLTSFQNEMREKGLPYATKVIDMKEVKTNSSLKEIFGEHHTDFFYLERLRYINNNPVVLVSTYIPKSLAEGLLSEDLTNVSLYETLQSKYGLQIHRAIRVMEAVNSSDYESKFLEIEPDAAIMFIKTTGYLLNDEIFEYSIARYRGDLSTFTVNISIS; encoded by the coding sequence TTGTTAAAACATGAAATTGATAAAGAAAGTCCTGTTCCCCTTTATGCACAGCTAAAGGAAATCATTAAAGATGAAATAAATTCCTCAAACTTTAAGCCAGGGCAATTGATTCCCTCAGAAAGAGAATTAGTTGATCTTTTTGAAGTAAGTAGACCAACTGTTCGGCAAGCTGTTAACGAACTTGTGAATGAAGGGATATTAAATAAAAAGAAAGGGTTAGGAACTTTTGTTGCCAAGCCAAAAATCAGACAGCAGTTCCTAGAAAATTTAACAAGTTTTCAAAATGAAATGAGAGAAAAGGGTCTTCCTTATGCAACAAAAGTAATTGACATGAAAGAAGTGAAAACAAATAGTTCCTTGAAGGAGATATTTGGTGAGCACCATACTGATTTCTTCTACTTAGAAAGACTGCGGTATATTAATAATAATCCGGTTGTTCTTGTTTCCACCTATATTCCAAAGTCTTTGGCAGAAGGATTATTAAGTGAGGATCTTACAAATGTATCCCTATATGAAACTTTACAATCAAAATATGGCCTCCAGATTCATCGAGCAATTAGAGTGATGGAAGCGGTAAATTCCTCAGATTATGAATCTAAGTTTTTAGAAATTGAGCCAGATGCAGCTATTATGTTTATTAAAACAACAGGATATTTACTAAATGATGAGATTTTTGAATATTCCATCGCACGCTACCGTGGAGATTTAAGTACATTTACTGTCAATATTTCAATATCTTGA
- a CDS encoding ABC transporter substrate-binding protein, giving the protein MKKRFGNFALFLFLIFGLVGCNQSEGTSGESDSNSEGASNDGGEPLEISVIIKATDSGFWQTVLQGAKAAEEELGNKVKITTDGPPSEADIDEQVAILENTVTRQPDGIVIASTSSDATVPAIENAMSQDIPVVLVDNKVNTENFTSFLATDNLVGGALAADKLVEQLKAQGKELKGKVGVISSMAGVKVLEDRDQGFIDRMAEIAPDIELLKTRYVDNDISKALSAAQDIITSNPDVLGFFADNNHTGIGVGRAVTEQGLAEDIPVVAYDADEEQINSLKAGAIDVLIVQDPFGMGYQGVLNVIDSIEGKEVEKTVDTGVTAVSMENFEEEDIQKLLYPEKR; this is encoded by the coding sequence ATGAAAAAAAGATTTGGAAATTTTGCTTTATTTCTATTTCTCATATTCGGTTTAGTTGGTTGTAACCAATCAGAAGGAACATCAGGTGAAAGTGACAGTAATTCTGAAGGCGCTTCCAATGATGGAGGGGAACCACTAGAAATCTCTGTTATTATCAAAGCAACTGATTCTGGGTTTTGGCAAACAGTACTTCAAGGTGCAAAGGCAGCAGAAGAAGAATTGGGTAACAAGGTGAAAATTACAACAGATGGTCCACCTTCCGAAGCAGATATTGATGAGCAAGTAGCGATTTTAGAAAACACAGTTACACGTCAGCCTGACGGTATTGTCATTGCATCAACGAGTTCGGATGCAACAGTACCTGCAATTGAAAATGCGATGAGTCAAGATATTCCAGTAGTATTAGTAGACAACAAAGTAAATACAGAAAATTTCACTAGCTTTTTAGCAACAGATAACTTGGTTGGTGGTGCACTAGCAGCTGATAAATTAGTTGAACAGCTAAAAGCACAAGGAAAAGAACTAAAGGGAAAAGTAGGAGTCATTAGTTCTATGGCAGGAGTTAAGGTGCTTGAGGATCGTGATCAAGGATTTATTGACCGTATGGCAGAAATAGCACCAGATATTGAATTGCTTAAAACTCGCTATGTAGATAATGATATATCTAAAGCATTAAGTGCAGCACAAGATATTATAACAAGTAATCCAGATGTTCTAGGCTTCTTCGCTGATAATAACCATACTGGTATTGGTGTTGGTCGTGCTGTAACAGAGCAAGGATTGGCAGAGGATATACCGGTTGTAGCATATGATGCTGATGAAGAACAAATTAATTCTCTTAAAGCTGGAGCCATAGATGTACTAATTGTTCAGGATCCATTTGGTATGGGATATCAAGGAGTTCTAAATGTCATTGACAGTATCGAAGGAAAAGAAGTTGAAAAAACAGTTGATACAGGGGTAACCGCTGTGTCCATGGAAAATTTTGAAGAAGAAGATATCCAAAAGCTACTCTATCCTGAAAAAAGATAA
- a CDS encoding sugar ABC transporter ATP-binding protein, with protein MPKPLVEMKQIVKKFKGTAALKGVDLEIQPGEIHALLGENGAGKSTLIKILTGAYIPDEGEIIVKNQSFKAIPVKELEKLGIAVVYQDLKLAPGVSIAENIYMGKLPKRFGVFVNKRRAREQTKVALDRVGIGDTDPDTKVGDLKIAEQEIVAIAKAISKDAKLLILDEPTALLAEDDVKKLFRILKELVAQGVSIIYISHRLEEIFEISDRITVLRDGNKIWTKSVSEVQSDMLIEAIAGEMQGNDQVYDQIQIGKELLRIEQLTNFPHYKNISFSIHRGEVVGLFGLVGAGKSELLKGIYGAIPPHSGNIHINGLPFTPKHPRDSIKNKIGFVAEDRGTEGFLPRISIYKNVNIASYKHAATLGFITASTEKKRALEMIQSFNVKYSNLDQNIDDLSGGNQQKIVVAKWKGTDIEILLLDEPTAGIDVGARRDIYKVSRLLAKEGKCVLYSSSYLPELLEVCDRILVLSEGEITGEFSRLNDFNERNIMKAAYA; from the coding sequence ATGCCTAAACCTCTTGTAGAAATGAAACAGATCGTTAAGAAATTTAAAGGAACTGCTGCTCTTAAAGGAGTGGATCTTGAAATACAGCCAGGAGAGATACATGCTTTACTAGGAGAAAATGGAGCAGGTAAAAGTACACTTATTAAGATCCTAACAGGGGCTTATATACCAGATGAAGGTGAAATTATTGTTAAAAATCAAAGCTTTAAGGCAATCCCTGTTAAAGAACTTGAAAAGCTGGGAATTGCTGTTGTTTATCAAGATTTAAAGTTAGCTCCTGGTGTATCCATAGCAGAAAATATTTATATGGGTAAACTTCCTAAGCGTTTTGGTGTTTTTGTTAATAAAAGGAGAGCTAGAGAACAAACCAAGGTTGCTTTAGATAGAGTAGGGATTGGAGATACTGATCCAGATACTAAGGTTGGAGATTTAAAAATAGCTGAGCAAGAAATCGTTGCGATTGCAAAAGCAATTTCTAAGGATGCTAAGTTACTTATTTTAGATGAACCAACTGCCTTATTAGCTGAAGATGATGTGAAAAAACTTTTCAGAATCTTAAAGGAATTAGTTGCACAGGGTGTATCAATTATATATATATCACATCGGTTAGAAGAAATTTTTGAAATATCCGATAGAATTACTGTTTTGAGGGATGGTAATAAAATTTGGACGAAATCGGTTTCTGAAGTTCAAAGTGATATGTTAATAGAAGCAATTGCAGGAGAAATGCAGGGTAATGATCAAGTGTATGACCAAATTCAGATTGGTAAAGAACTTTTACGTATAGAGCAATTAACGAATTTTCCTCATTACAAAAACATTTCATTCTCTATTCATAGAGGGGAAGTAGTTGGTTTATTTGGATTAGTTGGAGCGGGGAAGAGTGAACTTTTAAAGGGGATTTACGGTGCAATACCACCTCATTCAGGAAACATACATATAAATGGGCTACCCTTTACTCCTAAACATCCTCGAGATTCTATTAAAAATAAAATTGGTTTTGTTGCGGAAGATCGTGGAACAGAGGGATTTCTACCTCGAATCTCTATTTATAAAAATGTAAACATTGCCTCATATAAACATGCAGCTACTTTAGGTTTCATAACCGCTTCAACTGAAAAGAAACGTGCCCTTGAGATGATTCAGAGTTTTAATGTTAAATACAGCAATCTTGATCAAAACATTGATGATTTGAGTGGAGGAAATCAGCAAAAAATAGTTGTAGCGAAATGGAAAGGAACCGATATAGAAATTCTTTTACTTGATGAACCAACTGCCGGAATAGATGTTGGAGCTAGACGTGATATTTACAAAGTGTCAAGGTTGTTAGCAAAAGAAGGGAAATGTGTATTGTACTCATCGTCATATTTACCAGAGTTATTAGAAGTATGTGATCGAATTCTTGTACTAAGTGAAGGGGAAATTACTGGAGAGTTTTCTAGATTAAATGATTTTAATGAAAGGAACATTATGAAAGCTGCCTATGCCTAA
- a CDS encoding ABC transporter permease has product MDEKTVVVNNSRKSQSMLNLNLNFLLKISLPLILLLMWLVITLIDPVFISFNNLTNLGRQTAIIAIVAIGQTFVIITKGIDLSVGSTLGLSCVVSALLLVSGIPIMLTIIVVTVIGIVIGLINGLIIYDMKITPFIATLGMMTMVRGATLLSSDGEIVSGMPRSFTRIANSEIFGIPYLILILVAICIIFMCVLRFTVFGRNLFAIGSSDEAALLSGVNVRMTTYGAYMISGGLSALAGILMTSRLASGVPTAGQMYELDAIASAVIGGASLFGAQGSVIGTVFGSFIMTTLRNAGNLLGIEPFWLQIAIGALLVIVVFFDQLQKKRG; this is encoded by the coding sequence ATGGATGAAAAAACTGTGGTTGTCAATAATTCAAGGAAAAGCCAGAGTATGCTCAACTTGAATTTAAATTTTCTCTTAAAGATATCACTACCATTAATTCTTTTATTAATGTGGTTAGTCATTACCTTAATAGATCCAGTGTTTATTTCATTTAATAATTTAACAAACCTAGGAAGACAAACAGCCATAATCGCTATCGTAGCAATTGGTCAGACATTTGTCATCATTACAAAGGGGATTGATTTATCTGTTGGATCAACTCTCGGTTTATCTTGTGTTGTTTCTGCATTGTTACTAGTTTCAGGCATTCCAATTATGTTAACGATTATTGTCGTTACAGTAATAGGTATAGTAATAGGGTTAATAAATGGACTAATTATTTATGATATGAAAATCACACCATTCATTGCGACGCTTGGAATGATGACAATGGTTCGTGGTGCGACCCTCCTAAGTAGTGATGGGGAAATTGTCTCTGGAATGCCAAGAAGTTTTACAAGAATCGCTAATTCTGAAATATTTGGAATTCCTTATTTAATTTTAATATTGGTAGCTATTTGCATTATTTTCATGTGTGTTCTTCGATTTACCGTTTTCGGAAGAAATTTATTTGCGATTGGTAGTAGTGATGAAGCAGCACTATTATCCGGTGTAAATGTTCGCATGACGACATATGGGGCTTATATGATTTCTGGTGGGTTATCCGCGTTAGCAGGTATTTTAATGACCTCACGATTAGCAAGTGGTGTCCCAACAGCTGGTCAAATGTATGAGTTAGATGCGATTGCGTCAGCAGTTATCGGAGGAGCTAGCTTATTTGGAGCTCAAGGAAGTGTAATCGGAACTGTGTTTGGCTCTTTCATTATGACAACTTTACGTAACGCAGGTAACTTGTTAGGAATAGAGCCGTTTTGGCTGCAAATTGCTATCGGTGCCTTGTTAGTGATTGTTGTGTTTTTTGATCAACTTCAAAAGAAACGAGGGTAA
- a CDS encoding aldo/keto reductase has product MPWVGLGVFMMQDGKEASDAVRWAVEAGYRSIDTAAVYKNEKSVGQGIKDSGIDRSKLFVTSKVWNSDLGYESTLKAFQSSLKRLKLDYLDLYLIHWPVEGKYKDSWKALEKLYKDGYVRSIGLSNFHQNHIEDILSVADVIPQVDQIECHPKLNQKELIKYTKQHQIQFEAWSPLMHGELLMDKTIVQIAKKYRKTPAQLLIRWDLENGLVTIPKTSKKDRIESNADVFDFTIEAEDRKILDSMNDGSRWGPDPDDFDLPEVLNLED; this is encoded by the coding sequence ATGCCTTGGGTAGGATTAGGTGTTTTTATGATGCAAGATGGTAAGGAAGCAAGTGATGCTGTGAGATGGGCCGTTGAGGCAGGTTATCGAAGTATTGACACAGCTGCTGTTTATAAGAATGAAAAATCAGTGGGGCAAGGAATAAAAGATTCAGGAATAGATCGTTCAAAGCTTTTTGTTACCTCTAAAGTATGGAATTCTGATTTAGGATATGAGTCAACGCTAAAAGCCTTTCAATCTAGTTTAAAGCGATTAAAGCTAGATTACTTGGATTTATATCTTATTCATTGGCCAGTTGAAGGTAAATATAAAGATTCATGGAAAGCATTAGAAAAACTATATAAAGATGGCTACGTTCGTTCAATAGGTCTAAGCAATTTTCACCAAAACCATATTGAAGATATATTAAGCGTAGCAGATGTCATTCCTCAGGTTGATCAAATTGAATGTCATCCTAAATTAAATCAAAAAGAACTAATTAAGTATACAAAACAGCATCAGATTCAATTTGAAGCTTGGAGTCCATTAATGCATGGAGAATTATTAATGGATAAAACAATTGTTCAAATTGCAAAAAAGTATAGGAAAACACCTGCACAACTATTAATTCGCTGGGATCTTGAGAACGGCCTAGTGACAATTCCTAAAACTAGTAAAAAAGATCGTATTGAAAGTAATGCAGATGTATTTGATTTCACTATTGAAGCAGAAGATAGAAAGATACTCGATTCAATGAATGATGGTTCACGTTGGGGTCCTGATCCAGATGATTTTGATTTACCAGAGGTCTTAAATTTAGAAGATTAG